The following proteins come from a genomic window of Sphingosinicella flava:
- a CDS encoding DEAD/DEAH box helicase, with amino-acid sequence MQALALKDYGQPTPIQAQAIPLVLKGRDLLGIAQTGTGKTAAFMLPSIDRLILSNKRPQPRTCRMLVLAPTRELAGQIAENAKAYSRFAHLSVATVFGGTSINKNKNDVARGVDVLVATPGRLLDLIEQGFLTLRNVEVLVLDEADQMLDLGFIHALKAIVKLLPSKRQTLFFSATMPKTIKELADRFLTDPAEVAVTPAASTAERVEQFVTFVNTQEKQALLTIALREGFETHKMDRVLVFTRTKHGADRVVRLLAGNGIASNAIHGNKSQPQRERALGQFRSGEVKILIATDVAARGIDIPGVSHVINFELPNVPEQYVHRIGRTARAGAGGMAIAFCADDERAYLKGIEKLTKQKVEVVPLPEGFLAEAERIKNSRVMPAQASGHAARGSGGGEERERNRVKRPKSRRPNFGHKGVPKSNRAKRRASGR; translated from the coding sequence ATGCAAGCGCTGGCTTTGAAGGATTACGGCCAGCCGACGCCGATCCAGGCGCAGGCCATTCCGCTGGTGCTGAAAGGCCGCGACCTTCTCGGCATCGCGCAGACCGGCACCGGCAAGACGGCCGCCTTCATGCTGCCCTCCATCGACCGCTTGATCCTGTCCAACAAGCGTCCGCAACCGCGCACCTGCCGCATGCTGGTGCTCGCGCCGACGCGCGAGCTGGCCGGACAGATTGCGGAGAATGCCAAGGCTTATAGCCGCTTCGCGCATCTCTCCGTCGCGACCGTGTTCGGGGGCACGTCGATCAACAAGAACAAGAACGACGTCGCGCGGGGCGTCGACGTCCTGGTCGCAACGCCGGGCCGCCTCCTCGACCTGATCGAGCAGGGCTTCCTGACGCTGCGCAACGTCGAAGTGCTGGTGCTGGACGAGGCAGACCAGATGCTCGATCTCGGCTTCATCCATGCCCTGAAGGCCATCGTGAAGCTGTTGCCGTCGAAGCGCCAGACCCTGTTCTTCTCAGCCACCATGCCGAAGACGATCAAGGAACTGGCCGACCGCTTCCTCACCGATCCGGCGGAAGTCGCGGTCACGCCAGCGGCGTCGACCGCCGAGCGGGTCGAGCAATTCGTGACCTTCGTCAATACGCAGGAGAAGCAGGCCCTTCTCACCATCGCGCTGCGCGAGGGTTTCGAAACGCACAAGATGGACCGCGTTCTCGTCTTCACCCGCACCAAGCACGGCGCCGACCGCGTCGTTCGCCTGCTCGCGGGCAACGGCATCGCCTCTAACGCCATTCACGGCAACAAGAGCCAGCCGCAGCGCGAGCGCGCGCTCGGCCAGTTCCGGTCGGGCGAAGTGAAGATTTTGATCGCCACCGACGTCGCGGCGCGCGGCATCGACATTCCGGGCGTCAGCCACGTCATCAATTTCGAGCTTCCGAACGTGCCCGAACAATATGTCCACCGCATCGGCCGCACCGCCCGCGCGGGCGCCGGCGGCATGGCCATCGCCTTTTGCGCGGACGACGAGCGGGCTTACCTCAAGGGCATTGAGAAGCTCACCAAGCAGAAGGTGGAAGTGGTGCCGCTGCCCGAAGGCTTCCTGGCCGAGGCGGAGCGGATCAAGAACAGCCGCGTCATGCCTGCCCAGGCTTCGGGTCATGCGGCGCGTGGGTCCGGCGGCGGCGAAGAGCGCGAACGCAATCGCGTGAAGCGCCCGAAAAGCCGCCGCCCGAATTTCGGGCACAAAGGCGTTCCCAAGAGCAATCGGGCGAAAAGACGCGCTTCGGGACGGTAA
- a CDS encoding TCR/Tet family MFS transporter, translating to MTAAVRARYNPALGFIFVTAFLDVMAMGIVIPVLPALIFEFTGSNAEAGIYNGLFVALWAGMQFIFSPVIGSLSDRYGRRPVILISAAGLAADFALMALAPNLWWLAVGRILGGLTSSSFTTAFAYMADITEPEKRSRAYGLIGAAFSGGFVAGPMVGGILGEWGPRVPFWAAAGLAGLAFLYGLFVLPESLPEDKRMAFSWTRANPFGALRLLRSHPELSGLAIVNFLLYFAHHVFSVVFVLYAALRYGWGTWEVGLGLALWGVLDILVQAVLVGPAVKRFGDRTVMVCGLIVGAVGLGLLGFAPTGAWFVAGIFVSALWGFAMPTLQSLMTQRVSEQEQGQLQGANMSVGSIAGVASPLFFGFVYANSVGAKPVIDHPGLSFFLAGATLMAAAMLGWAVVRREVRRETKTPFT from the coding sequence ATGACGGCTGCCGTTCGCGCACGCTACAATCCAGCTCTCGGCTTCATCTTCGTGACGGCGTTTCTGGACGTGATGGCGATGGGGATCGTCATTCCGGTGCTCCCCGCATTGATCTTCGAATTTACCGGATCGAATGCGGAAGCGGGCATCTATAACGGCCTGTTCGTCGCGCTCTGGGCGGGCATGCAATTCATTTTCTCGCCGGTCATCGGATCCTTGTCCGACCGCTATGGGCGCCGGCCGGTCATCCTCATCTCAGCGGCCGGGCTTGCGGCCGACTTCGCGCTGATGGCGCTGGCCCCGAACCTTTGGTGGCTGGCGGTGGGCCGCATATTGGGCGGGCTCACCTCGTCCAGCTTCACCACCGCTTTTGCCTATATGGCGGACATTACGGAGCCGGAAAAACGGTCCCGCGCCTATGGCCTCATCGGGGCGGCGTTCAGCGGCGGTTTCGTCGCGGGGCCGATGGTCGGCGGCATATTGGGCGAATGGGGTCCGCGCGTGCCCTTCTGGGCCGCGGCGGGTCTTGCGGGTCTCGCCTTTCTCTACGGCCTGTTCGTTCTTCCGGAATCGCTGCCGGAGGACAAGCGCATGGCCTTTTCCTGGACCCGGGCGAACCCCTTTGGGGCGCTGCGCCTCCTGCGCTCGCACCCGGAACTCTCGGGCCTCGCGATCGTCAACTTCCTCCTTTATTTCGCGCATCACGTCTTTTCGGTGGTGTTCGTCCTCTACGCCGCCTTGCGCTATGGCTGGGGCACGTGGGAAGTGGGCCTTGGCCTTGCCCTGTGGGGCGTGCTCGACATCCTGGTGCAGGCGGTTCTGGTAGGTCCAGCGGTCAAACGCTTCGGCGACAGGACGGTGATGGTCTGCGGACTCATTGTCGGTGCGGTCGGACTTGGCCTCCTTGGCTTCGCCCCCACCGGCGCGTGGTTCGTCGCGGGCATCTTTGTCAGTGCGCTATGGGGGTTCGCCATGCCGACGCTGCAATCCCTGATGACCCAGCGCGTATCGGAGCAGGAACAAGGCCAGCTTCAAGGCGCCAATATGAGCGTCGGCAGCATCGCGGGCGTGGCTTCCCCTTTGTTCTTCGGTTTCGTCTATGCCAATTCGGTCGGCGCCAAACCCGTCATCGATCATCCCGGCCTGTCCTTTTTCCTGGCGGGAGCAACCCTTATGGCGGCGGCCATGCTGGGCTGGGCCGTCGTCCGGCGCGAGGTCAGGCGAGAGACTAAAACCCCCTTTACTTGA